One Dehalococcoidia bacterium DNA segment encodes these proteins:
- a CDS encoding methyltransferase domain-containing protein, translated as MASVSERFTLEKFARHPFYQEVNRRLVKLTALRPGQRVVDLGAGTGAVTRLILEEVGGSRESEVIAVEPSASALEAARRNLANVSEAVVRFVHGGAERLSQLVKRPVDAVLFCNAIHLVREKSKVLQEVRRVLKEGGTFSFNTSFYLGAEPPESHQFYRRWLIKALRLLKTKYGLTPSDERTPARERLSAERYVALLEQNGFRIRHQEIMQVQMDLESFEDISEYELWIEGILPGIPLETGSAVLKESVRETFRELGITFSPRNWLLVVASRA; from the coding sequence ATGGCCTCCGTCTCGGAACGGTTCACGCTGGAGAAGTTCGCCCGCCACCCCTTTTACCAGGAGGTGAACCGCCGCCTGGTGAAGCTCACGGCCTTGCGCCCCGGTCAGAGGGTAGTGGACCTGGGTGCCGGCACTGGCGCCGTCACTCGCCTGATCCTGGAGGAGGTGGGTGGCAGCCGCGAGTCCGAAGTCATCGCCGTGGAGCCCTCGGCCTCGGCCCTGGAGGCGGCCCGTCGCAACCTGGCCAACGTCTCCGAGGCGGTGGTCCGCTTCGTTCACGGGGGCGCGGAGCGGCTGTCGCAGCTGGTCAAACGGCCCGTGGACGCCGTCCTCTTCTGCAACGCCATCCACCTGGTGCGAGAGAAGTCCAAGGTGCTGCAGGAGGTGAGGCGGGTGTTGAAGGAGGGGGGCACCTTCTCCTTCAACACCTCTTTCTATCTGGGGGCGGAGCCTCCCGAATCGCACCAGTTCTACCGTCGCTGGCTCATCAAGGCCCTCCGCCTGCTGAAGACCAAGTATGGCCTGACGCCCAGCGATGAACGCACGCCGGCCCGCGAGCGCCTGTCGGCCGAGCGATACGTGGCCCTCCTGGAGCAGAACGGCTTCCGCATTCGCCACCAGGAGATAATGCAGGTGCAGATGGACCTGGAGAGCTTCGAGGACATCTCCGAGTACGAGCTGTGGATCGAGGGCATCCTGCCGGGGATTCCGCTGGAGACGGGCAGCGCCGTCCTCAAGGAGAGCGTCCGCGAGACCTTCCGCGAGCTAGGCATCACGTTTTCTCCCCGAAACTGGTTGCTTGTAGTAGCCAGCCGCGCCTGA
- a CDS encoding type III pantothenate kinase, which translates to MLLALDIGNTNVTVGVFEDARLRRTWRLATDVRREADEYAGLLLTLLHHGGIDRQEIGAAVMCSVVPDLEPVFETVCRTYLGVRPLLVDVGVRTGIRVLYDAPRDVGPDRVADAVAALHLYGAPVIVVDLGTATVFDAVNRDGDYVGGAIAPGLGIAAEALFQRAARLYRVELTRPRAVIGRNTVAAMQSGIVYGYVALVEGMVARFKEELGADAKVVATGGYAHLIAAETRAIDHVNPDLTLVGLRLIYEMNRD; encoded by the coding sequence ATGCTGTTGGCCCTGGACATCGGCAATACCAACGTCACGGTGGGCGTGTTCGAGGATGCCCGCCTGCGACGCACCTGGCGCCTGGCTACCGACGTCCGTCGGGAGGCGGACGAATATGCCGGGCTGCTGCTGACCCTCCTCCATCATGGCGGCATCGACCGGCAGGAGATAGGGGCGGCTGTCATGTGCTCCGTGGTGCCGGACCTGGAGCCGGTGTTCGAGACCGTCTGCCGCACCTATCTGGGGGTGCGCCCCTTGCTGGTGGACGTGGGGGTGCGCACCGGCATCCGCGTCCTCTACGACGCCCCCCGCGACGTGGGGCCGGACCGCGTAGCCGATGCTGTGGCCGCCCTGCACCTGTATGGCGCCCCCGTCATCGTGGTGGACCTGGGGACGGCGACAGTGTTCGATGCCGTCAACCGCGACGGCGACTACGTGGGCGGGGCTATCGCTCCCGGCCTCGGCATCGCCGCCGAGGCCCTGTTTCAGCGCGCGGCCAGGCTCTATCGGGTGGAGCTGACGCGGCCGCGGGCGGTCATAGGCCGCAACACCGTGGCGGCCATGCAATCGGGCATCGTGTACGGCTACGTGGCGCTGGTGGAGGGGATGGTGGCCCGCTTCAAGGAGGAGCTGGGCGCCGATGCCAAGGTGGTGGCCACGGGCGGCTACGCTCACCTCATCGCTGCCGAGACCAGGGCCATCGACCACGTAAACCCCGATCTGACACTGGTGGGGCTGCGACTCATCTACGAGATGAACCGGGACTGA
- the coaBC gene encoding bifunctional phosphopantothenoylcysteine decarboxylase/phosphopantothenate--cysteine ligase CoaBC: MYNLTGRRIVLGVAGSIAAYKAVDLASQLTQLGAQVDAVLTEEATRFVTALSFASVTGRPAYSDMFAPSETRPELHVQLGREAELVLVAPATATTLARLALGLADDLLSLTALCTRAPLVLCPAMDSHMWEHPATRENVSRLRERGALVVGPEVGRLASGQVGPGRLAERETVLGAVRYVLGQRYGDLRGRRIVVTAGGTQEPIDPVRYVSNRSSGKMGYAVAEAARDRGAQVTLVTAPTSLPDPYGVETVHVRTACEMRDAVLKACRDADALVMAAAVADFRPAQAAERKLKRGGRDSLVLEMVPTPDILGELRGAEGLVRVGFAAETDDLLTNAQKKLQDKALDLLVANDVTAPGAGFGTDTNKVVIMHRSGQREDMPLMSKYDVAWHILDRVAGLLEGRKT, from the coding sequence ATGTACAACCTGACGGGGAGGCGCATCGTCCTAGGGGTAGCGGGCAGCATCGCCGCCTACAAGGCGGTGGACCTGGCGAGCCAGCTCACCCAGCTGGGCGCCCAGGTGGACGCCGTGCTGACGGAGGAAGCCACCCGTTTCGTCACCGCCCTCAGCTTCGCCTCTGTCACGGGGCGTCCCGCCTACAGCGACATGTTCGCACCGTCGGAGACCAGGCCGGAGCTGCACGTGCAGCTGGGTCGAGAGGCGGAGCTGGTGCTGGTAGCCCCGGCCACCGCCACCACCCTGGCGCGGCTGGCCCTGGGCCTGGCTGACGACCTGTTGTCGCTGACAGCCCTGTGCACACGGGCGCCCCTGGTTCTCTGTCCGGCCATGGACTCCCACATGTGGGAGCACCCGGCCACCCGGGAGAACGTGTCCAGGCTGAGGGAGCGAGGCGCTCTCGTGGTGGGGCCGGAGGTGGGACGCCTGGCCTCGGGCCAGGTGGGGCCGGGCCGCCTCGCCGAGCGGGAGACCGTCCTGGGGGCGGTGCGCTACGTCCTGGGCCAGCGCTACGGCGACCTGCGGGGCCGACGCATCGTCGTCACTGCCGGGGGCACCCAGGAGCCCATCGACCCCGTGCGCTACGTCAGCAACCGCTCCTCGGGCAAAATGGGGTATGCTGTAGCCGAGGCGGCTCGCGACCGGGGCGCCCAGGTGACGCTGGTGACGGCCCCCACCTCGCTCCCTGACCCCTACGGTGTGGAGACGGTGCACGTGCGCACCGCCTGCGAAATGCGCGATGCCGTCCTGAAGGCCTGTCGCGATGCCGATGCCCTGGTGATGGCCGCTGCCGTGGCCGACTTCCGCCCCGCCCAGGCCGCTGAGCGCAAGCTCAAGCGGGGGGGCCGCGACTCGCTGGTGCTGGAGATGGTGCCCACGCCCGACATCCTGGGCGAGCTGCGCGGGGCCGAGGGCCTGGTGCGGGTAGGCTTCGCCGCCGAGACGGACGACCTGCTGACCAACGCCCAGAAGAAGCTCCAGGACAAGGCCTTGGACCTGCTGGTGGCCAACGACGTCACCGCTCCCGGTGCCGGTTTCGGCACCGACACCAACAAGGTGGTGATCATGCACCGGAGCGGCCAGAGGGAAGACATGCCCCTCATGAGCAAGTATGATGTGGCCTGGCATATACTCGACCGTGTGGCTGGCCTGCTGGAAGGGAGGAAGACCTGA